In Rosa rugosa chromosome 4, drRosRugo1.1, whole genome shotgun sequence, the genomic stretch CCCTCGATGGCCTCCTACGCGGTGTTAGGTGGCTTCTAAGCGCTTTAGGCGTTGGACACTCAATGCTAGGCGATAGGCCAAAAACTGAAACCAACAAAACCCAGTTCTCAGACTTTGACTTCGTCTCTGGTTTGAATCTGAAACACAATTCGGGTTTGAATTTCAATAACTGGAAAATAATCCAATCGAGAAAACAGAGATCAGAGATCTATGTGAACCAGATTTACCTTTGCGATTGGGCTTGGGGCACCTCTTAACGAGCTGACTGCTGTAGTTAGCGAACTCTTTGAGAATCCACAACTGAGTTAATTCTCTCCCTAATctagagcgagagagagagaaaacgggATTGTTGGAAATTCGGTTGCATGGAACTTTAcgtgttttttgttttgactGAGATCTATCTACAAAGATTTCTTTAGTTTCATTTAATCTGGAGAAGATAGAGAAAGTTGCCTTTATCATTATAACTACTAGAACGCTATCATTATAATCCCATTTACAttcatatatttatatttaatatatatatatatatatatatatatatatatatatatatatatataaaccattatatatagttatatatgtcataaaaataaacataaaattaaaaaataataataaaaaaataaaaccgcctagtccccgcttAGGCTCCCACCTAGGCCCTTGGACACTAGGCCTCGAACTACCGCTCGACTAGCACCTAGTGTCTTTTGGAACCTTGATTGCACCAAAGTTCTTCTACACTCATGAGCTTCAGAAGCATCAAGAAGTTGAAGTTAGAAAAATTCAATCAGATGTCAACTTGGCGGATCTCTTCACCAAATCTCTACCAAAATGTACATTCCGGTGGTTTGTAAAAGGCATCGAAATGCGTCGACTTTCTAAGCTATCAGAAGATGTTTGCTTTGATCAAGGGGAGATTCTAATCAGGGGGGAGCACCCAAAATCATTCTCaataggacatatgcgcgttgcaCTCTTTTTCCTTCAACCAGGGTTATTTTTTCCCACTAGgtatttgttacctggcaaggttttaatgaggcaacaatAACTGCGTCCAGCACCAAAATtaattggtggacatccaagggggagtgttgtagatACTACAATTATGTGGTTGTCCACGTAATACTCATTAGATAGAGTCCATTATGTAAATCAAGGAAGTTTGTAAGTGATCACCAAGAAACCTTAAGAGTGATCACCAAGTAACCATAGGAgtgatgataggagcataatatGCGACGTTTATATTGtctaaaccctatattttgctaagtcatTTTCTTTAACTTTATCAATTTAACTTATTTTGTGTTTTATAGGTAAAATGATGTCTCAAAGGTCCAGAAATGACTTAGGaagcacaagtggcgcagaaatgaagaaagatgaagaaatggaagttctcccagttcgACTAGAAAAAacaatcccagttggagtaggaatCTGAATCTGACTTGCACTAGGAGTTTTACTtgaacaaggaaacccaattctactcggataaggaaacctagtgtgacaaggagtccctgttcgATAAGGATTACTCAGAAGGTTTCCGAAAAGTCTAAAAGCATCTCAAAAAAGAAGTTTGTATTTGACTAAGAGACCTGATTGTATATGGAGTCTTGATCATACTAGGAGACATGTGGAAGCTAAGAGACGTCTTGAAAGATTCATATATCAGAGTGACATATATGACGACCTGCACTATCTTCTAATTGATGAAAGGGTAACTTTGCTACAAACCATATACAAATAGTTCAATGACTTGAAAATTTCAATGAATATATGCGTCCCCAATGTCATTACTAACCTTTCAATCTAATTTAACACAGGGAGATACAATCCATGCCAGGATTGATAAATCTGATTATATCCTCATATTTCCAACAAAATGCAACAAGGACAAATATATGACATCTCTGTCTTCCATACATGAAAGGATTATTCCAGATGCAAAGTTGAAAATCATGAAGTTCAGCTGTGTTTCAACTAATTAACAAAATTTGAACTGCTTGAAAACGTTGTCCCTCTAATCCCACAGTATTCATTCCACCTTCTTGAGTTCAATGAGTTAGGAGGACAAGTTCAACAGCAGCCACTGCTCATAGACAATTTATAAATACTGAATAAAACACTTTTATTTTACATTAATACCCTTTGCCAAATATAAAACCATACTAACAACctttatttgtttttccttgttttttgtttctttcatttAACTGTAGATATCTATGGCTGCATCAAATCAGCCACTTCGGAATACCAAGTCCCTATAAAAGACACAAACAGGATGGAATCAAAGCTTGAACTCATTGTCGAAAACCTGAGGTATATTGTATCCATATTcttttcaacaaataaatttatCAACTCTTTCTTTGGATGTGTGGAGTTGATGTTTTGAAAAAATGTAGGAGGGAAGATCTCAAAATAAACCTATGGGGTGACGCTGCAAGAAAATTCAATGTGGACAGTATTGAAGCATCAGGTTTAGCAATACTTGCTCTGATCACAAGCTTAAGAGTGACAAAATTCAGACGTAAGAATTTAACATAGCACACTACTTTTCTTTATCACAACATGCCCGAATTATTTTTAAACAATCTAATATCATCTGTCAGTTTTGCTTATCTCACCTGATGATAATAAACTTTTTTCATGCGTGTTCAAAACAATTATATCTCTATTTCTTAACTTGAACTTACATTGTTGTAGTGCAGGTATTAACTTCTTTTCATTTCAACTTTCTTTCACAATTTCTATTTCCATGCTTTGTTTAAAGTTCTCAACATACATTCGGTGCTGTTCAATTGATAAAAACGGTTTCGCTTTCTTTATATAATTGCTTTCACAATCTGCAGAACAAATTCAAGCATCAACTACGACTCACTCTTGCATACTGATAAACCCACAAATTCAACAAACAGAGGAATACCAAGCTGAGTAAGTCGTTTTACCACACCTAAACAACTATGTTTCTGACAC encodes the following:
- the LOC133707419 gene encoding uncharacterized protein LOC133707419 isoform X2, which gives rise to MESKLELIVENLRREDLKINLWGDAARKFNVDSIEASGLAILALITSLRVTKFRQQIQASTTTHSCILINPQIQQTEEYQAEFSKPGNRVKTIPAPTKRLTPEQDVVYCTASIRRFPMHNGRWWYKAC
- the LOC133707419 gene encoding uncharacterized protein LOC133707419 isoform X1; its protein translation is MESKLELIVENLRREDLKINLWGDAARKFNVDSIEASGLAILALITSLRVTKFRQQIQASTTTHSCILINPQIQQTEEYQAEFSKPGNRVKTIPAPTKRLTPEQVKQQRQSHNSMHWIQMMLSTVPLPSVDSPCTMVVGGTRLAESVINR